The segment CACCATAAGCGTCGAAAAAGGGAGCTTCCGATTATGAACAGGGAACGATCGATCATGACCGTGCGGCTCGCCGCGTTGGCGGCGGGTGCCAGCCTGCTGGCGTTCGGCAATCCGTCCTACGCCCAGACCGGGGCGTCGGAGGATGTCGAGGGCGTCGAGGCGATCACCGTCACCGCGCGGAAGCGCGAGGAGCGGTTGCAGGAGGCGCCGATCTCGATAACCGCGCTGTCGTCCGCGACGCTCGAACGCGCCCAGGTCGGCACGATCGCCGGCATCTCGAACTTCACGCCCAACCTGATCCTCAATGAATCGGCGGCGATCTCGGGCAACAACGCTGCCACCACGACCTTCATCCGCGGCATCGGGCAATATGACTTCACCCCGACGACCGAGCCGGCGGTCGGCCTCTATGTCGACGGCGTCTATGTCGCGCGGTCGGTCGGCGCGCTTCTCGACGTCGCAGACGTCGAGCGTGTCGAGGTGCTGCGCGGGCCGCAGGGCACATTGTTCGGCCGCAACACCATCGGCGGCGCGGTCAGCATCACCTCGCTGCGGCCGAGCGACGATGCGTTCGAAGGCTATGTCGACGTGCGGACCGGAAGCTTCGAGCGCTTCGACGCCAAGGCCGCCGTCAACATCCCGATCGCCGAGGGACTGGCCGTCCGCGCCTCGGGCTCGCGGCGCAGCCGGGAAGGCTATGTCCGCCGCGTTTCGGACGGCGTCCGCAACGGCAACCAGGATAGCTGGTCCGGCCGCATCGACATGCTGGCGGAAACCGAGGGCGGCTTCCGCGCCCGCCTGATCGTCGACGGAACGCGCCGCCGCGAGAACATGGCGGCCAATCAGCTCGTCGCCGTCTATCCCAATGCGGGTTTCGTGCAGGTCTACAATACGCAGGTCGCCGGCGCGGCCTGCACGCCCAACCCCGGGCCGGTCGGCAACAGCCTCTGCTACAATTCGCAATGGATTCCGCAGAAGGGCGAGCGGATCACCTACGGCACCTTTCCCTCCCAGTCGGACCTCGACCTGTGGGGCGTCTCGCTCAACCTCGAGCAGGAGATCGGCAAGGTCACGATCAAGTCGATCTCGGCCTATCGCGACATGAAGTCGATCTCCTCCCGCGACGGCGATCATTCGCCGCTGCGCATCTTCGAGACCGTCGACGATTACGACCAGTGGCAGTTCAGCCAGGAATTCCAGGTGCTGGGAACGTCGTTCGACGATCGCCTGAAATGGATCGCCGGCGCCTATTATTTCAAGGAGAAGGGCGGCGACGCCAACATGGTCTATACCTCGCGGATCGACTTCATGTCCGGCGGCCGGATCGACAATGACTCGGCGGCGCTGTTCGGCCAGGCCACGTTCGACGTCACCGACAAGCTGTCGGTCACCGGCGGCCTGCGCTACACGAAGGACTGGAAGCGCTTCCTGCCCGATCAATATGTGACCAATTCCGGCCTGACCCCGTTCCCGGTCGGATCGCGGCTGGCGCCGTACGTCAAGTACAGGTCGACCTATCACGACCTCAACCCGACGGCGGACGTCAGCTACAAATTCTCGCGCGACATCATGACCTATTTCCGTTTCTCGGAGGGGTTCAAGAGCGGCGGCTACGCATTCCGCTTCTTCCCGCCCACCACCACCGTACCCGACTATCAGCCCGAATATGCCAAGGTCTACGAACTCGGCTTCAAGTCGACGATGTTCGACCGCCGGCTGCAGTTCAATGCCGCCGTCTTCCGCACCGACTATACCAATATCCAGGTCAGCGGCATTCCGACCGGGCGGGTCGGCGCGATCACCTTCAACGCCGGCGATGCGCGCATCCATGGCGGCGAGGTCGAAATCTCGGCGCGGCCGATCCCGCCGCTGCGGTTCCAGTTCGGCGCGGGCTATCTCGATGCGGGATATCGCAACGTTCCAACCAACCTCGGCGCGATCGACGTGAACAACGACTCCCGCTTCGCCTATGCGCCGACCTGGTCGCTGACCGGCAACGCTTCCTACGAGATCGAGACGGGCATCGGAACGATCACGCCGCAGCTCGACTGGAGCTATCGGACCAAGGTCTACGGCAACCCCGCCAATACGCCGGCGGCGATCCAGCCGGGCTATCATCTCGTCAACGGCAGCATCGCCTGGCGCGACCCGTCGGGCGTCTGGCAGGTCACCGCGGGCGTGACCAACCTGTTCGACAAGCGCTACTTCACGACCGCCTATGCCAGCCCGAGCGTCGGCTACTCCGAAGTCCTGTTCGGTCGTCCGCGCGAATGGTTCCTGGGCGTCCGGCGCAGCTTCTGACCTTTCCCGTCTTCGGAATGGCCCGGCTGGTCGGCGGCCGGGCCGCTTTCGGGCGGCTGCGCTTCGAACTGGAAAATATCTCTTTCGGAATTTCCGCTAACCCCCTGGCCGATCCCCCGATAGGTCCGAAGCACAGGCAATTGTGCGACAAGACAATCGGATGCGGGAGAGTGATATGGTGGATGCGGAGGCAGCGGCCGGGCGTCCTTTCGTGGATGCTTCCGGCGAGCGGGAACGGATGCCGCGCTTCTGGAGGGCGTTCAAGGTCTCCCGGGAGGAGATCGACGGCGAGATCGATCGGCTGAAGGCCATCGCCCGGCCGGCCAATGGCCGGCGCCTGTCCCATATCGTCCACCCCCAGTCGACCACCAACAGCATCACCCCCGGCATCCGCGCGTCGATCGAGGTGATCATGCCCGGCGAGGTCGTCGAGCTGCCGGCGACCAATGCGTCGAGCGTCCGGATCTGCATCGAGGGGCGCGGCGAGGCCCGGATCGACAACAAGGCGTTCGAGGTCGGGCGGCTCGACACCTGGTCGACGCCGAACATGGCCATCCAGACCTATGCCAATCGCGGCGCCGCGCCGCACGTCCGGCTGATGTTCAGCGACGCGCCGCTGCTCGAACATCTTCATGCGCTCTACGTGTCGGACGGGACGGCGGCCGAAGCGCCGGCGGCGGAGGGGGAAGGCGAGGCGGCCAGGCATCAGCGCCATCCGATGGCGGACTTCGTCCACAGCCTGCCGACCGGCGGCGGCGCGCTCAAGACCTATCATGCCTTCATCGACCCGGAGGTGGTCGAGCAGACCGCGCTGCTGTGGCGGTGGGAGGAGGTGAAGGCCTTCCTCAACGACATGGACAAGGACACGCCCGACCTGCGCGCGGCGATCATCGCCATGTACTGGAACCCGTCGACCGGCCGCACCCATGGATCGACCAACACGATCACCGCCTGGATGAGCGGCGGCGTCGATCCCAACTGGACCGGCAGGAAATGGGACATGGCCCGGTCGCACCGGCACAACGTCACCGCGCTCAACTATGCGGTCGCTGGCAACTGGAAGACGATCGTCGAGCGCGAGGAGATATTGTGGGGACCGGGCGACCTGGTCCTGACCGCCCCGGCCTGGGCCGCGCATTCCAACGGCCGCTTCGATCGCGAGGCCTATACCTTCGCGATCCAGGACAACGCCCTGCTCGGCGCGCTCAACGGCACGATCATGCAGGAATATGTGAACCGCCCGCCGCTGCACCTGGGCGCGCGTCCCGGTTTCGAGGCGTGACGCGGTCCTGGCCGGGGGGAGGGCGCTGATGGCGGGCGCGACGCATTTCCTGACGCCGACGGGGCAGGCCAGCCTGGTCGACGACGCCCTCTACGGCTGGGGCGCCGACATGCTGACCGTCTATCTGCGCTGCGATCCCGCGCGGTTGCAGGCGCTGCTGCCCGCCGGGCTCAAGGTCGCGGACGGGTTGTGCATGGCCTATGTCGGCGCCTTCCAGTCGACCAGCGAGGACCAGCCGGCGGCGATGCTGCGCAATCCGGCGGGCGCGGTCTACAACGAAGCGGCGCTCAGCA is part of the Rhizorhabdus wittichii RW1 genome and harbors:
- a CDS encoding TonB-dependent receptor (PFAM: TonB-dependent receptor; TonB-dependent receptor, plug), encoding MNRERSIMTVRLAALAAGASLLAFGNPSYAQTGASEDVEGVEAITVTARKREERLQEAPISITALSSATLERAQVGTIAGISNFTPNLILNESAAISGNNAATTTFIRGIGQYDFTPTTEPAVGLYVDGVYVARSVGALLDVADVERVEVLRGPQGTLFGRNTIGGAVSITSLRPSDDAFEGYVDVRTGSFERFDAKAAVNIPIAEGLAVRASGSRRSREGYVRRVSDGVRNGNQDSWSGRIDMLAETEGGFRARLIVDGTRRRENMAANQLVAVYPNAGFVQVYNTQVAGAACTPNPGPVGNSLCYNSQWIPQKGERITYGTFPSQSDLDLWGVSLNLEQEIGKVTIKSISAYRDMKSISSRDGDHSPLRIFETVDDYDQWQFSQEFQVLGTSFDDRLKWIAGAYYFKEKGGDANMVYTSRIDFMSGGRIDNDSAALFGQATFDVTDKLSVTGGLRYTKDWKRFLPDQYVTNSGLTPFPVGSRLAPYVKYRSTYHDLNPTADVSYKFSRDIMTYFRFSEGFKSGGYAFRFFPPTTTVPDYQPEYAKVYELGFKSTMFDRRLQFNAAVFRTDYTNIQVSGIPTGRVGAITFNAGDARIHGGEVEISARPIPPLRFQFGAGYLDAGYRNVPTNLGAIDVNNDSRFAYAPTWSLTGNASYEIETGIGTITPQLDWSYRTKVYGNPANTPAAIQPGYHLVNGSIAWRDPSGVWQVTAGVTNLFDKRYFTTAYASPSVGYSEVLFGRPREWFLGVRRSF
- a CDS encoding Gentisate 1 2-dioxygenase-like protein, producing MVDAEAAAGRPFVDASGERERMPRFWRAFKVSREEIDGEIDRLKAIARPANGRRLSHIVHPQSTTNSITPGIRASIEVIMPGEVVELPATNASSVRICIEGRGEARIDNKAFEVGRLDTWSTPNMAIQTYANRGAAPHVRLMFSDAPLLEHLHALYVSDGTAAEAPAAEGEGEAARHQRHPMADFVHSLPTGGGALKTYHAFIDPEVVEQTALLWRWEEVKAFLNDMDKDTPDLRAAIIAMYWNPSTGRTHGSTNTITAWMSGGVDPNWTGRKWDMARSHRHNVTALNYAVAGNWKTIVEREEILWGPGDLVLTAPAWAAHSNGRFDREAYTFAIQDNALLGALNGTIMQEYVNRPPLHLGARPGFEA